One Sagittula stellata E-37 genomic window carries:
- a CDS encoding TetR/AcrR family transcriptional regulator: MDKENEQDRDAGTRRRLPPKERREQIVNEAVRFFAEVGLEGNTRQLAKRLGVTQSLLFKYFATKEELLEAVYEKVYLGRLSNDWPDRLTDRSVPLRARLLAFYTEYSGLIFEHDWMRIFMFSGLAGAALNNRYLEHLGNVILRPVLAETAALTPGQTQPTMEDLWNLHGGIVYIGIRTHIYGLPAPDHPEEVIARAIDKYLRFFGIPHDA, from the coding sequence GTGGACAAAGAAAACGAACAGGACAGGGACGCGGGCACCCGCCGGAGACTGCCTCCAAAGGAACGGCGCGAGCAGATCGTGAACGAGGCCGTGCGCTTCTTTGCCGAGGTCGGACTGGAGGGGAATACCCGCCAGCTGGCCAAGCGACTCGGGGTCACGCAATCCCTTCTTTTCAAATACTTCGCCACCAAAGAAGAGCTGCTGGAGGCGGTCTACGAAAAGGTCTACCTGGGCCGTTTGTCCAACGACTGGCCCGACCGGCTCACCGACCGGTCCGTGCCTTTGAGGGCGCGACTGCTGGCGTTCTACACGGAATACAGCGGGCTTATCTTCGAACATGACTGGATGCGGATATTCATGTTCTCGGGCCTCGCCGGGGCGGCCCTGAATAACCGCTACCTCGAACACCTGGGCAACGTGATTCTCCGCCCGGTGCTGGCGGAGACGGCTGCTTTGACGCCCGGACAGACGCAGCCCACCATGGAGGATCTGTGGAACCTGCACGGCGGGATCGTCTACATCGGTATCCGCACGCACATCTATGGGTTGCCCGCTCCGGATCATCCCGAAGAGGTCATCGCCCGGGCCATCGACAAATACCTTCGGTTCTTCGGTATCCCGCACGACGCCTGA
- a CDS encoding TAXI family TRAP transporter solute-binding subunit produces the protein MNYLATALRGTVAASIILVGATGAHAQNFVNVLTGGTSGVYYPLGVGLSNIYAENIDKVRTQVQSTKASVENLNLLQDGRGEIAFALGDSVAAAWAGDEEAGFPEKLDKLRGIAGIYPNYVQLVALQESGATTLADLAGKGVSVGAPASGTELNARAIMGAAGMSYDDLGKTEYLPFAESVELMKNRQLDATLQSAGLGVASIRDLSTSVPITVVEIPASIAETLGAPYRAAVIPGGTYDGQDSDVPTVAIANYLVTHSDVSDELAYQMTKLLFENIETLTSSHQAAAQIKLENALEGMPIPLHPGAERFYREQGLIN, from the coding sequence ATGAACTATCTTGCAACCGCGCTCCGCGGCACCGTCGCCGCATCCATCATCCTGGTCGGCGCAACCGGCGCCCATGCGCAGAATTTCGTGAACGTGCTCACCGGGGGCACCTCGGGCGTTTACTATCCGCTCGGTGTCGGCCTGTCGAACATCTATGCCGAGAACATCGACAAGGTGCGCACGCAGGTACAGTCCACCAAGGCCTCCGTCGAAAACCTGAACCTGTTGCAGGACGGCCGGGGCGAGATCGCCTTTGCGCTGGGTGACAGCGTCGCGGCGGCATGGGCCGGGGACGAAGAAGCCGGTTTCCCGGAGAAACTCGACAAGCTGCGCGGCATCGCGGGCATTTATCCTAACTACGTCCAGCTTGTGGCCCTTCAGGAAAGCGGCGCGACCACGCTGGCGGACCTTGCGGGCAAGGGCGTTTCGGTTGGCGCGCCCGCGTCCGGTACGGAACTCAACGCGCGTGCGATCATGGGGGCGGCGGGCATGTCCTATGACGACCTCGGCAAGACCGAATACCTGCCTTTCGCGGAGTCGGTCGAACTGATGAAGAACCGCCAGCTTGACGCCACCCTGCAATCGGCGGGCCTGGGCGTGGCGTCCATCCGCGATCTCTCCACGTCCGTTCCGATCACCGTGGTCGAGATCCCCGCATCCATCGCCGAAACCCTCGGTGCGCCTTACCGGGCGGCGGTGATCCCCGGCGGCACCTATGACGGGCAGGACAGCGACGTTCCGACCGTGGCAATCGCCAACTACCTCGTGACGCACTCGGACGTGTCGGACGAACTGGCCTACCAGATGACCAAACTGCTGTTCGAGAACATCGAGACGCTGACCTCGTCGCATCAGGCGGCGGCACAGATCAAGCTGGAGAATGCGCTCGAAGGCATGCCGATCCCGCTCCATCCCGGCGCGGAGCGCTTTTACCGGGAACAGGGTCTGATCAACTGA
- a CDS encoding ExeM/NucH family extracellular endonuclease encodes MFHHALNGRAFGRAFSNPFNFEFGTRRGDMLTGTEGTDFIFGRSGDDTVIASDGLDFIMGDRGFDTVVYSGSILDADIALSGLKKGRHHALNASTAIVTITDAQGAVTSVDVLKKVEALYFAADDYTLFLDGTNNAVLAGDDAAATTENTAITLDVADLLSNDTEFDGDTLTITSVDATSALGAMVAMADGQITYTPTFDALAEGETLEDTFTYTVDDGYGGTDTATVTVTVTGTNDAPVLTVSDPAITVDENTTAVTTVSATDADNGAVLSYSLEGDDASLFQIADDGTITFGAGPDYEAPADADTDNTYELTVVVTDEYGARDARAITVTVNDVSEKIAVTQGFETESGGSKYDYDPATGNLTELGDVVDLPNVPGLATVDSTEASAGLWGFDLEWENTRNDVGISDGDFIGVQSFTGEVGAFSEGQKGYELSDADGLLRLTFDTIDLSNRTENHVLKVSLDTFLVETGWEADDLLRIVVETNLGTFTLIDTSGQDIDDLDIEGAWQTLSTKLPDGVTEASLVVEFDSNSASEAVYLDNVRLEEIFQVTQSFETEATGAQYQLDDASDGQTAFGEEAEVPNRAGLATVDSTAASAGQLGFDLTWVNTRGDVGLSDGDFIGVQNYAGVVGAYSDGLQGYELSDGDGLLRLSFDTLDLTDVGELTFSIDYFLQSTGYESDDLLKVYVATDAGEVILLDSTWQDIDDLGIEGAWNTLSATVDASVNSAQLIVEFDSNSGSEAVYLDNVIVTADPDAVVEPPVEDITLISEIQGAGDASALVGQQVTASAIVTALTDEGFWLQEEDADSDGDMATSEGIYVYTGGGYAVTLGDLVEVTGSVTEFFGLTEITSVSGVVVQSSGNPLPSATVVALSPDTVPDWESLEGMRLEVVSGTMDPLTINENYNLARYGQISVSAGTQVQPTQIYDAQTEQAEIAALAEQNANASLLLDDGVSSQNPDEFQYIPDNNPLDGNDYLDKADDFGDMGSTVRLGTGIAQPIEGVLGFAFDEWTLQVTDTLVFDESANPRPTTAPDVGGSLQVASYNVLNFFTTIDEGSNATGPNGDLDPRGADTADEFARQSAKIVDGIIGTGAEVLALQEIENNGTTAIGTLVDLLNAEGTAATYAYVDPTGTGDFIGEDAITTGIIYDASAVTLLHSEYLVYAEPSADATAAIAMDLASYIGGSFDDYQRNRPSVAATFEDASGNTFTVVSSHFKSKGPSGLDNLAGDAETWLTNNPGNANYTTVEGLLADLYADPNYDQGDGQGFWNGVRLDAAVELADWIANTYDGGGTTNYALLGDMNSYAEEDAVQYLDDNAGLVDLIDTFVPGGQDEAYSYVFDGQRGTLDQGLADTALAAHVTGAAEWHINADEPGLIGYDTSFNDPDFYNDGVYASSDHDPLIFGLDFNIV; translated from the coding sequence ATGTTTCACCACGCTCTGAACGGTCGGGCCTTCGGCCGTGCCTTTTCCAATCCCTTCAACTTCGAATTCGGCACCCGCCGAGGCGACATGCTGACCGGCACCGAGGGCACGGACTTCATCTTTGGCCGGAGCGGTGACGACACGGTGATCGCGTCTGACGGCCTCGATTTCATCATGGGCGACCGGGGCTTCGACACCGTGGTCTATTCTGGCTCCATCCTTGACGCCGACATCGCTCTGTCGGGCCTCAAGAAGGGTCGCCACCACGCCCTCAACGCATCCACCGCCATCGTGACAATCACGGATGCCCAGGGCGCCGTGACCTCGGTCGACGTGCTGAAGAAGGTTGAGGCGCTCTACTTCGCGGCGGACGACTACACGCTCTTCCTCGACGGGACGAACAATGCCGTGCTGGCAGGCGACGACGCCGCGGCCACCACGGAAAACACGGCGATCACCCTCGACGTCGCCGACCTCCTGTCGAACGACACCGAGTTTGACGGTGACACGCTGACGATCACCTCCGTGGACGCCACCTCGGCGCTGGGGGCCATGGTCGCGATGGCGGACGGGCAGATCACCTACACGCCCACCTTCGACGCGCTGGCCGAGGGCGAGACGCTTGAGGACACGTTCACCTACACCGTCGACGACGGCTATGGCGGGACCGACACCGCAACCGTCACGGTGACCGTCACCGGCACCAACGACGCGCCTGTCCTGACAGTCTCCGACCCGGCGATTACAGTGGATGAGAACACCACCGCCGTCACCACCGTCTCGGCCACAGATGCCGACAATGGCGCTGTGCTGTCCTACTCCCTTGAAGGCGACGACGCGTCCCTGTTCCAGATTGCAGATGACGGTACGATCACTTTCGGGGCCGGGCCGGACTACGAGGCCCCGGCCGACGCCGACACCGACAACACCTACGAGCTGACTGTCGTGGTCACCGACGAGTACGGTGCACGCGACGCGCGTGCGATCACCGTGACCGTCAACGATGTATCGGAGAAGATCGCCGTCACGCAGGGGTTCGAGACGGAATCAGGCGGCAGCAAGTACGATTACGACCCGGCGACCGGCAACCTGACCGAGCTGGGCGACGTCGTAGACCTGCCCAACGTGCCCGGACTTGCGACCGTCGACAGCACCGAGGCATCCGCCGGGCTGTGGGGCTTCGACCTTGAGTGGGAGAACACCCGCAACGACGTGGGCATCTCGGACGGCGATTTCATCGGCGTGCAATCCTTCACGGGCGAAGTGGGCGCCTTCAGCGAAGGACAGAAAGGTTACGAGCTGTCGGATGCGGACGGCCTGCTGCGTCTGACCTTCGACACCATCGACCTGTCCAACCGCACCGAGAACCACGTGTTGAAGGTCTCGCTCGACACCTTCCTGGTCGAGACCGGCTGGGAAGCCGATGACCTGCTGCGTATCGTGGTGGAAACCAACCTCGGCACGTTCACACTGATCGACACAAGCGGACAGGACATCGACGACCTCGATATCGAGGGGGCCTGGCAGACCCTGTCCACCAAGCTGCCAGACGGCGTGACCGAGGCATCTCTGGTGGTGGAGTTCGACTCCAATTCCGCCAGCGAGGCGGTCTATCTCGACAACGTGCGGCTGGAAGAGATTTTCCAGGTGACCCAGAGCTTCGAGACCGAAGCCACCGGGGCGCAGTACCAACTCGACGATGCCTCTGACGGCCAGACCGCGTTTGGCGAAGAGGCCGAGGTGCCCAACCGCGCGGGCCTTGCCACCGTGGACAGCACTGCAGCCTCTGCCGGTCAGCTTGGCTTTGACCTCACTTGGGTGAACACCCGCGGCGACGTGGGTCTGTCAGATGGCGATTTCATCGGCGTACAGAACTATGCCGGTGTCGTCGGCGCCTACAGCGATGGCCTTCAAGGGTATGAGTTGTCGGACGGGGATGGCTTGCTGAGGCTGTCCTTCGACACGCTCGACCTGACGGACGTGGGCGAACTGACCTTCTCCATCGACTATTTCCTGCAATCGACCGGCTACGAATCCGACGACCTGCTGAAGGTCTACGTCGCCACCGACGCGGGCGAGGTCATCCTGCTCGACTCCACCTGGCAGGACATCGACGACCTGGGCATCGAAGGCGCGTGGAACACCCTGTCGGCCACGGTCGACGCATCCGTGAACAGCGCCCAACTGATCGTGGAGTTCGACAGCAACTCCGGCAGCGAGGCGGTCTACCTCGACAACGTCATCGTCACCGCCGATCCGGATGCGGTCGTCGAGCCGCCGGTCGAGGACATTACCCTGATTTCAGAGATCCAGGGCGCTGGCGATGCCTCAGCCTTGGTTGGCCAGCAGGTCACCGCGTCGGCCATCGTCACCGCGCTCACGGACGAGGGTTTCTGGCTACAGGAAGAAGACGCTGACAGCGACGGTGACATGGCGACCTCCGAAGGCATCTACGTCTATACGGGCGGCGGCTATGCCGTCACGCTTGGCGATCTCGTCGAGGTCACCGGATCGGTGACGGAGTTCTTCGGCCTGACGGAAATCACCTCGGTCTCCGGCGTCGTGGTCCAGTCCTCCGGCAACCCGTTGCCTTCCGCGACCGTGGTCGCTCTGTCGCCGGACACCGTCCCCGACTGGGAAAGCCTTGAGGGGATGCGGCTGGAGGTCGTCTCGGGCACCATGGACCCGCTGACGATCAACGAGAACTACAACCTCGCACGGTATGGTCAGATCTCGGTTTCGGCGGGCACACAGGTGCAACCGACCCAGATCTACGACGCCCAGACCGAACAGGCCGAAATCGCGGCACTGGCCGAACAGAACGCCAATGCCTCGCTCCTTCTGGATGACGGCGTCAGCAGCCAGAATCCCGACGAGTTCCAGTACATCCCCGACAACAACCCGCTGGACGGCAACGACTATCTCGACAAGGCCGACGACTTCGGGGACATGGGCTCCACCGTGCGCCTCGGCACCGGGATCGCGCAGCCGATAGAGGGCGTGCTGGGCTTCGCCTTTGACGAATGGACGCTGCAGGTCACCGATACGCTGGTGTTCGACGAAAGCGCGAACCCGCGCCCGACCACCGCGCCGGACGTGGGCGGCAGCCTGCAGGTAGCCTCCTACAACGTGCTGAACTTCTTCACCACGATTGACGAGGGCTCGAACGCCACCGGACCGAACGGCGATCTCGATCCGCGCGGCGCCGACACTGCGGACGAATTCGCCCGCCAGTCCGCCAAGATCGTCGACGGCATCATCGGCACCGGCGCCGAGGTTCTGGCCCTGCAGGAGATCGAGAACAACGGCACCACGGCCATCGGCACGCTGGTCGATCTGCTGAACGCCGAGGGCACCGCCGCCACCTATGCCTACGTCGATCCGACGGGGACGGGGGACTTCATCGGCGAGGATGCGATCACCACGGGGATCATCTACGATGCGTCCGCCGTGACGTTGCTGCACTCCGAATACCTCGTGTACGCGGAACCCTCTGCCGATGCGACGGCGGCCATCGCCATGGATCTGGCAAGCTACATCGGGGGCAGCTTCGACGACTACCAGCGCAACCGTCCGTCCGTGGCCGCGACCTTCGAGGATGCCAGCGGCAACACGTTTACCGTCGTGTCCTCGCACTTCAAATCCAAGGGGCCGAGCGGGCTCGACAACTTGGCGGGAGACGCGGAAACTTGGCTGACCAACAACCCCGGCAACGCCAATTACACGACTGTCGAGGGACTGCTGGCCGACCTCTATGCCGATCCCAACTACGATCAGGGTGACGGTCAGGGCTTCTGGAACGGGGTCCGCCTCGACGCGGCGGTCGAACTGGCCGACTGGATCGCCAACACCTACGATGGCGGCGGCACCACGAACTATGCCCTGCTTGGCGACATGAACTCCTACGCCGAGGAAGACGCGGTCCAGTATCTCGACGATAACGCCGGTCTGGTCGACTTGATCGACACCTTCGTGCCGGGCGGTCAGGATGAGGCGTATTCCTACGTCTTCGACGGCCAGCGGGGCACGCTGGATCAGGGGCTGGCCGACACGGCACTGGCGGCGCATGTCACCGGCGCGGCGGAGTGGCACATCAACGCCGACGAACCCGGCCTGATCGGATACGACACCAGCTTCAACGATCCGGACTTCTACAACGACGGCGTCTACGCCTCTTCTGACCACGATCCGCTGATCTTCGGGCTCGATTTCAACATCGTCTGA
- a CDS encoding FAD binding domain-containing protein — MKASAGGYARAVDVAHALELMAGSEGAGRFLAGGQSLVAAMNMRLSEGDMLIDISRIADLSGVREDGDRLRIGALTRHAQVGNDPMIRAHAPLLSTAVDYIAHAAIRNRGTIGGALAHADPAAEFPACALALGATMHASGSAGTRDISVEDFFEDVFTTALEEGEILTAISVPKAEPDEVQVIEEVARRSGDYALTGLCLVRRKARHRLSVFSAGPVPTLARGAMQALDAGDTEAAVEALRKEIDPPSDTQASGSYRRHLAGVLLRRAVARIEGDNP; from the coding sequence ATGAAGGCATCGGCGGGCGGATATGCCCGGGCTGTCGACGTCGCGCACGCGCTGGAGCTGATGGCCGGGTCGGAGGGGGCTGGTCGTTTTCTGGCTGGCGGCCAGAGCCTTGTCGCAGCGATGAACATGCGCCTCTCGGAAGGCGACATGCTGATCGACATTTCCCGTATCGCAGACCTTTCCGGTGTCCGCGAGGACGGCGACCGCCTTCGGATCGGCGCGCTGACGCGGCATGCGCAGGTCGGCAACGACCCGATGATCCGCGCCCATGCGCCCCTTCTGTCCACGGCCGTGGACTACATCGCCCACGCCGCGATCCGCAACCGCGGCACCATCGGCGGGGCGCTGGCCCATGCCGATCCTGCCGCCGAATTCCCCGCCTGTGCCCTGGCACTTGGCGCGACGATGCACGCAAGCGGCAGCGCCGGCACGCGCGACATTTCCGTGGAGGACTTCTTCGAGGACGTCTTTACCACCGCGCTTGAGGAGGGAGAGATCCTGACGGCAATCTCCGTCCCGAAGGCAGAACCGGACGAAGTGCAGGTGATCGAGGAGGTCGCGCGCCGGTCCGGCGATTATGCTCTGACGGGCCTTTGCCTCGTCCGGCGCAAGGCGAGGCACCGGCTGTCGGTGTTCTCTGCCGGGCCGGTGCCCACGCTGGCCCGCGGCGCGATGCAAGCGCTCGACGCGGGCGACACAGAGGCGGCGGTCGAAGCCCTGCGCAAAGAGATCGACCCGCCCTCCGACACCCAAGCAAGCGGCAGCTACCGACGGCATCTGGCAGGCGTGCTTTTGCGGCGTGCCGTGGCGCGCATCGAAGGAGACAACCCATGA
- a CDS encoding xanthine dehydrogenase family protein molybdopterin-binding subunit: protein MTIAFGNPDRPNSYIGKTVPRPNAAKLVQGRGRYVDDITLPRMVHVAFVRSPFAHARIKRIDMADAKDVKGVLRIFTGTDLAQVCTPWVAVLAHLKGLKSPPQHALAVDRATWVGEPVVAVVATSRAAAEDGAALIDVDYDPLPVVTDTMTALDPDTPVIHPDLGDNLAFQRQHEEGDVEAAMASAHKVISASFRTARHTGVTLEPRSILVDWNPAEGQMTAYHATQAPHMIQTVLAEHLGVPEGRVRVICGDVGGSYGIKVHVYPDEVATAAIAKVMGRPVKFIADRLESFSTDIHARDHEIEAKIAVDADGRILAIDVDDWTGIGPYSVYPRTSAIEGNQVVNLCGGPYDFANYRAKTTVVFQNKTPTCQYRAVGHPIAVAITEGLVDMAAAAIGMDPVEIRRRNMYADDAYPVTSPAKMRFEGLSHHASMDKLVAMMDYDALRADQAEALKQGKRRGIGIASFIELTNPSPFMYGIGGARISAQDGCTVRMDPDGSIVALSGVTEQGQGTEAMLSQVVAEGVGVPPSSVRVITGDTQVTPYGGGTWASRGAGIGGEAALQAARALRQSILDVAASMLQADSGALDIRDGQVVNADSGEARLPLEELGRIVYFRGDTLPKGLPRELVQTRHFITMDYPFAFTNGVQASYVEVDTDTGVVTLLKHWCVEDCGRVINPQLVDEQIRGGIVQGLGGALYEEIHYDSDGQLLNGSMADYLVPMAAEMPDMQIGHVETPTAESELGAKGAGEAGTAGAPAAVMNAINDALRPLGAQVTEMPFTPERILRALGAFED from the coding sequence ATGACCATCGCATTCGGAAACCCCGACCGGCCCAATTCCTACATCGGCAAGACGGTCCCCCGCCCCAACGCCGCGAAGCTGGTGCAAGGGCGCGGGCGCTACGTCGACGATATCACCCTGCCCCGCATGGTGCATGTGGCCTTTGTTCGGTCGCCCTTTGCTCACGCGCGGATCAAACGGATCGACATGGCCGACGCCAAGGACGTGAAGGGTGTGCTGCGGATCTTCACCGGCACCGACCTGGCCCAGGTCTGCACGCCCTGGGTCGCCGTTCTGGCGCACCTGAAAGGCCTGAAGTCCCCGCCGCAGCACGCGCTGGCAGTCGACCGGGCGACCTGGGTGGGCGAACCCGTGGTGGCCGTCGTCGCCACGAGCCGCGCCGCGGCAGAGGACGGCGCGGCCCTGATCGACGTGGACTACGACCCGCTCCCCGTTGTCACGGACACGATGACCGCGCTCGACCCCGACACGCCCGTCATCCATCCCGACCTGGGCGACAACCTCGCCTTCCAGCGTCAGCACGAAGAGGGCGATGTAGAGGCCGCGATGGCTTCTGCCCACAAGGTGATCTCCGCGAGCTTCCGCACCGCGCGTCATACCGGCGTCACGCTCGAACCGCGTTCCATCCTCGTCGACTGGAACCCGGCCGAAGGGCAAATGACCGCCTACCATGCGACTCAAGCACCGCACATGATCCAGACGGTTCTGGCAGAGCACCTCGGCGTTCCGGAAGGCCGGGTGCGGGTGATTTGCGGCGACGTGGGCGGGTCTTACGGGATCAAGGTTCACGTCTATCCCGACGAGGTCGCGACCGCTGCCATCGCCAAGGTCATGGGCCGCCCGGTCAAGTTCATCGCCGACCGGCTGGAGAGCTTTTCGACCGACATCCACGCCCGCGACCACGAGATCGAGGCGAAGATCGCGGTGGATGCCGATGGCAGGATCCTTGCTATCGACGTGGACGACTGGACAGGGATCGGCCCGTATTCCGTCTATCCGCGCACCTCGGCCATCGAGGGCAACCAGGTGGTGAACCTTTGCGGCGGGCCCTACGATTTCGCCAACTACCGGGCGAAGACGACGGTGGTGTTCCAGAACAAGACACCGACCTGCCAGTACCGTGCGGTGGGCCACCCCATCGCCGTGGCGATCACCGAGGGGCTGGTGGACATGGCCGCCGCCGCCATTGGCATGGACCCGGTCGAAATCCGGCGCCGCAACATGTACGCCGACGACGCCTACCCCGTGACCTCGCCCGCCAAGATGCGGTTCGAGGGGCTGTCGCACCATGCCTCGATGGACAAGCTGGTGGCCATGATGGACTACGACGCGCTCCGCGCCGATCAGGCGGAGGCGCTGAAGCAGGGCAAGCGGCGCGGCATCGGCATTGCGTCCTTCATCGAACTGACCAACCCCTCGCCCTTCATGTACGGCATCGGCGGGGCGCGGATCTCGGCTCAGGACGGCTGCACGGTGCGGATGGACCCCGACGGCTCCATCGTCGCGCTGTCCGGCGTGACGGAGCAGGGACAGGGCACCGAGGCGATGCTGAGCCAGGTCGTCGCCGAAGGAGTCGGTGTGCCGCCCTCGTCGGTGCGCGTCATCACCGGGGACACGCAGGTCACGCCCTACGGCGGCGGCACATGGGCGTCGCGCGGGGCCGGCATCGGCGGAGAGGCAGCCCTTCAGGCGGCCCGTGCCCTGCGGCAGTCGATCCTCGATGTGGCGGCCTCGATGCTCCAGGCCGACAGTGGCGCGCTCGACATCCGCGACGGTCAGGTGGTGAACGCCGACAGTGGTGAGGCGCGCCTGCCGCTGGAGGAACTGGGCCGGATCGTCTATTTCCGGGGCGACACCCTGCCCAAGGGACTGCCGCGCGAACTGGTGCAGACCCGGCACTTCATCACGATGGACTATCCCTTCGCCTTCACCAACGGCGTGCAGGCCTCTTACGTCGAGGTCGACACCGACACCGGCGTCGTCACACTGCTGAAGCACTGGTGCGTCGAGGATTGCGGGCGGGTCATCAACCCGCAACTGGTCGACGAACAGATCCGTGGCGGCATCGTGCAGGGCCTTGGCGGCGCGCTCTACGAAGAAATCCACTACGACAGCGACGGTCAGCTGCTGAACGGCTCGATGGCGGATTACCTCGTGCCGATGGCGGCCGAGATGCCGGACATGCAGATCGGCCATGTCGAGACGCCCACCGCCGAAAGCGAACTGGGCGCCAAGGGGGCGGGAGAGGCCGGCACGGCCGGTGCCCCGGCGGCTGTCATGAACGCGATCAACGACGCCCTTCGCCCGCTTGGGGCGCAGGTCACGGAGATGCCCTTCACCCCGGAGCGCATCCTGCGTGCGCTCGGGGCATTCGAGGACTGA
- a CDS encoding (2Fe-2S)-binding protein, with protein sequence MTQAFRDKVDISLTVNGEPVEARVPAGQHLVDFLRMELALTGAHASCEHGVCGACTIRVDGQAVRGCLMLAAQADGTEVWTVEGLTDVGTISDLQDAFVARNALQCGFCTPGMLVAAEELLSRGAVPSRADIREHLSGNYCRCTGYESIVDAVESVAQARAGKGRA encoded by the coding sequence ATGACACAGGCCTTCCGCGACAAGGTGGACATTTCCCTGACCGTGAACGGCGAACCGGTCGAGGCGCGCGTGCCCGCCGGACAACATCTCGTCGATTTTCTGCGCATGGAACTGGCGCTGACAGGCGCCCATGCGAGTTGTGAACACGGTGTCTGCGGCGCTTGCACGATCAGGGTCGACGGACAGGCGGTCCGTGGCTGCCTGATGTTGGCCGCACAGGCCGACGGGACAGAGGTCTGGACAGTCGAAGGGTTGACCGACGTTGGCACCATCTCCGACCTGCAGGACGCCTTCGTCGCGCGCAACGCGCTGCAGTGCGGCTTCTGCACGCCGGGAATGCTGGTCGCCGCAGAGGAGCTGCTGAGCCGCGGCGCCGTCCCATCGCGGGCTGATATCAGGGAACACCTGTCGGGCAATTACTGCCGTTGCACAGGCTACGAGTCCATCGTCGACGCGGTCGAAAGCGTCGCACAGGCGCGCGCCGGGAAGGGCCGCGCATGA